A window from Vigna angularis cultivar LongXiaoDou No.4 chromosome 7, ASM1680809v1, whole genome shotgun sequence encodes these proteins:
- the LOC108337074 gene encoding uncharacterized protein LOC108337074, which yields MASSFDRWEKDPFFNAAEEVQESADRMESTYRIWLHATKDASSMWNSDEVCRDLYIALGTAKWQLEEFERAVMPSYGKISSDEARSRHRQFITAIEDKIMKVEHSISESVGKASLPWLRLDEGEQDELALFLSGKPESNSRDIEDPPVTNCSKDFHVSYGWGEPKGEISRGHRRVASASADIGFWKVSVHDDAQQWSSSSGSSGPMHNKAPSLSGFLSSMESVSKLKWSRNAYKKLKAVNPHTETDSTLLPTSEFNRGNSASCESKNGLDSCDECYDKQLHGWYGAIRRKLQRSQYQIQYRQPVRIAVWIFFLLCFIALIAFHTL from the exons ATGGCGTCGAGTTTTGACCGGTGGGAAAAGGATCCTTTCTTTAACGCCGCCGAAGAAGTTCAAGAATCTGCAGACAG GATGGAATCTACTTATAGGATATGGTTACACGCAACAAAAGATGCGTCCAGCATGTGGAACTCTGATGAAGTGTGTAGAGATCTATATATTGCACTTGGCACTGCCAAATGGCAG TTAGAGGAATTTGAGCGGGCAGTGATGCCAAGTTATGGCAAAATTTCAAGTGATGAAGCGAGAAGTAGGCACCGACAATTTATCACTGCCATTGAGGATAAGATAATGAAAGTTGAGCATTCGATAAGTGAATCGGTAGGCAAGGCATCTCTGCCTTGGTTGCGTTTAGACGAAGGAGAACAGGATGAGCTTGCTTTGTTTCTTTCGGGAAAACCAGAAAGTAACAGCAGGGACATTGAAGATCCACCAGTGACTAATTGTTCGAAGGATTTTCATGTTTCATATGGATGGGGTGAACCAAAGGGGGAGATATCACGTGGGCATCGCAGGGTGGCCAGTGCTAGTGCTGATATTGGATTTTGGAAAGTTTCAGTTCATGATGATGCACAGCAGTGGAGTTCATCAAGTGGTTCTTCTGGTCCAATGCATAATAAGGCACCCAGTTTATCAGGATTTCTTAGTTCAATGGAATCAGTCTCTAAGTTGAAGTGGTCTAGGAATGCTTATAAAAAGCTGAAAGCAGTGAATCCTCATACAGAAACTGATAGCACACTACTTCCAACTTCTGAATTCAATAGG GGCAACAGTGCAAGCTGTGAAAGTAAGAATGGCCTTGATAGTTGTGATGAATGCTATGACAAACAACTCCATGGATGGTATGGTGCTATTCGGAGAAAGCTTCAAAGATCTCAATACCAAATTCAATACAGGCAGCCTGTTCGAATAGCtgtttggattttttttctcctttgtttTATAG CATTAATTGCATTCCACACATTGTAG
- the LOC108338517 gene encoding uncharacterized protein LOC108338517, producing the protein MERKQGFFSALKDEVVRGLSPARSRAKSPARSSSPMSSLLRRRRKHHAPPPELFIARSGSLRPAEALSPLKEGPDGTDGHDSTRGEGRWGQWMKGPLARAPSVSSSSSSSSSSCKKSDLRLLLGVLGAPLAPVHVCTTDPFPHLSIKDIPIETSSAQYILQQYIAASGGQKLQNSINNAYAMGKVRMIASEFETANKVTRSRNSSKAAESGGFVLWQMNPDMWYVELALGGSKVHAGCNGRLVWRHTPWLGAHAAKGPVRPLRRALQGLDPRTTASMFINARCIGEKKINEEDCFILKLCADPSTLKARSEGPAEIIRHVLFGYFSQKTGLLVHLEDSHLTRIQNNGGDAVYWETTINSFLDDYRPVEGIMIAHSGRSVVTLFRFGETAMSHTKTRMEEAWTIEEVAFNVPGLSLDCFIPPSELRFASMSEACELPQGQRVKTAVAAAAYHAKVAQLQKSHEGNTNNINWTVDV; encoded by the exons ATGGAGCGGAAGCAAGGGTTCTTCTCCGCGCTGAAAGACGAGGTGGTTCGTGGTCTGTCGCCGGCGCGCTCACGCGCCAAGAGCCCGGCAAGGAGCTCATCACCGATGTCCTCGCTGCTGCGGCGGCGACGGAAGCACCACGCGCCGCCGCCGGAGCTCTTCATCGCGAGATCGGGCAGCCTGAGGCCGGCGGAGGCGCTCTCGCCGCTGAAGGAAGGACCAGACGGAACCGATGGCCATGACTCGACGCGCGGAGAGGGAAGGTGGGGCCAGTGGATGAAAGGACCACTCGCGAGAGCACCCTCTgtttcctcctcctcctcatcgTCCTCTTCCTCGTGCAAAAAGTCCGATCTGAGGTTGCTGCTTGGCGTGTTGGGTGCTCCACTTGCCCCCGTGCACGTGTGCACCACGGACCCCTTCCCTCACCTCAGCATCAAAGACATCCCCATT GAAACTTCGTCTGCTCAGTACATATTGCAGCAGTACATTGCTGCTTCTGGGGGGCAGAAGCTTCAGAATTCGATTAACAATGCTTATGCCATGGGGAAGGTGAGGATGATAGCCTCTGAGTTTGAGACAGCGAACAAGGTCACGCGCAGCCGGAACTCCTCCAAGGCTGCCGAGTCCGGTGGGTTTGTCTTGTGGCAGATGAACCCcgacatgtggtatgttgagcTTGCTCTTGGTGGCAGCAAGGTTCATGCCGGTTGCAATGGGAGACTAGTGTGGCGGCACACGCCCTGGCTCGGTGCACACGCTGCCAAAGGGCCAGTTCGGCCTTTGCGACGCGCCCTTCAG GGCCTTGACCCTCGAACGACTGCAAGCATGTTTATCAATGCAAGATGCATTGGGGAGAAGAAGATAAATGAAGAGGACTGTTTCATCCTGAAGCTCTGTGCAGACCCCTCAACATTAAAAGCCAGGAGTGAGGGTCCAGCGGAGATCATAAGGCATGTTTTGTTTGGGTACTTTAGCCAGAAAACGGGGCTTCTCGTACACTTGGAGGACTCCCATTTGACCCGCATTCAGAATAACGGTGGTGATGCAGTGTATTGGGAGACCACAATAAATTCCTTTCTTGATGATTACAGGCCTGTTGAGGGGATCATGATTGCTCACTCGGGTCGTTCTGTAGTGACGCTTTTCAGGTTTGGGGAAACTGCTATGAGCCACACTAAAACCAGGATGGAAGAAGCTTGGACGATTGAGGAGGTTGCGTTCAATGTTCCTGGCCTCTCCTTGGACTGTTTCATTCCTCCATCTGAGCTAAGGTTTGCTTCCATGAGTGAAGCCTGTGAGCTTCCTCAAGGTCAGAGGGTGAAGACTGCCGTGGCAGCAGCTGCATACCATGCCAAAGTTGCTCAACTACAAAAATCGCATGAAGGAAACACTAATAACATTAACTGGACAGTGGATGTTTAG